Proteins from one Prevotella sp. E2-28 genomic window:
- a CDS encoding DUF2023 family protein has product MKTTTAIPTELKVLMNHIYELNKGVRQMVLFTCNKKYGQQAIERLESQGIPYVLQPAGQQNLNMYFGRRECLDAIRLIVTRPLNQLTPEEDFILGAMLGYDICAQCERYCKRKQSKCECNGKCDGKCIKRN; this is encoded by the coding sequence ATGAAAACGACGACAGCAATTCCCACAGAGCTCAAGGTACTGATGAACCACATCTACGAACTGAATAAGGGCGTGCGACAGATGGTGCTGTTCACCTGTAATAAGAAATATGGTCAACAGGCCATAGAACGATTAGAGAGTCAAGGCATTCCCTATGTGTTACAGCCCGCCGGACAGCAGAACTTGAATATGTATTTCGGACGACGCGAGTGTCTGGATGCTATCCGACTCATCGTTACACGTCCGCTCAACCAACTTACGCCCGAAGAGGATTTTATCCTCGGCGCCATGCTCGGCTACGACATCTGCGCACAATGCGAGCGTTATTGCAAACGTAAACAGAGTAAGTGCGAATGTAACGGGAAGTGCGATGGGAAGTGTATCAAACGAAATTAA
- the fldA gene encoding flavodoxin FldA, with amino-acid sequence MNATIVIFGSSTGTCEAIAEKIASKLGCEALNVQDLTADVVAANQNLILGTSTWGAGELQDDWYDGLKTLQSADLSGKTIAIFGCGDCSSYSDTFVGGMGELYNGIKNSGAKFVGCVETDGYTFDDSEAVIDGKFIGLPLDDINEDDKTDTRIEAWIAAISPSL; translated from the coding sequence ATGAATGCAACTATTGTAATTTTTGGTTCCTCGACTGGAACTTGCGAGGCTATTGCAGAGAAGATTGCCTCTAAACTGGGCTGCGAAGCCCTGAACGTACAAGACTTGACCGCTGATGTCGTGGCCGCTAACCAGAACCTGATTCTTGGTACCTCGACCTGGGGCGCAGGAGAATTGCAGGATGACTGGTACGACGGTCTGAAGACGCTACAAAGTGCTGACCTCAGTGGCAAGACCATCGCCATCTTTGGCTGTGGCGACTGCTCTTCATACAGCGACACATTCGTGGGTGGCATGGGTGAACTCTACAATGGCATTAAAAACAGCGGTGCCAAGTTCGTTGGCTGCGTGGAGACTGACGGCTACACTTTCGATGACTCAGAGGCAGTGATTGACGGTAAGTTTATCGGCTTACCCCTGGATGACATCAATGAGGATGACAAGACAGACACGCGCATTGAGGCATGGATAGCCGCCATCTCGCCTAGCTTATAA
- a CDS encoding TetR/AcrR family transcriptional regulator, which yields MQIKKDYTHEKIVEVAKRIFLKKGYAKTSMRDIAAGAGIGVSNIYNYFKGKDELFRYIVGPLIAELERMMREHHNVKDQEDFLCYATGQSNGMMGDHVKEYMLLINNHRDELKLLLYQSQGSSLENYIDTYTDECTQLVLAFMNEFIRKYPEYSVTQTPFTYHVHTVWMFSFISEVIKHNLPADEIRRAIEDYIQFEFGGWRTLINTK from the coding sequence ATGCAGATAAAAAAAGATTATACACACGAAAAGATTGTAGAGGTGGCCAAGCGGATTTTCTTGAAGAAAGGCTACGCCAAAACCTCAATGCGCGATATAGCGGCAGGGGCGGGCATAGGTGTGAGTAACATCTATAACTATTTTAAGGGTAAGGACGAGTTATTTCGTTATATCGTGGGTCCGCTCATCGCTGAGCTGGAACGTATGATGCGCGAACATCATAACGTGAAGGATCAGGAGGACTTTCTCTGCTATGCCACTGGTCAGAGCAACGGGATGATGGGCGACCACGTGAAGGAATATATGTTGCTCATCAATAACCATCGCGACGAGCTGAAGTTGCTGCTCTATCAGTCGCAGGGCTCCTCGCTCGAGAACTATATCGACACCTACACGGATGAGTGCACGCAACTCGTCCTGGCGTTTATGAATGAGTTTATACGCAAATACCCAGAGTACAGCGTCACACAGACGCCCTTCACCTATCATGTGCATACGGTGTGGATGTTTAGTTTCATTTCTGAGGTCATCAAGCACAATCTGCCTGCCGACGAGATACGACGCGCCATTGAGGACTACATTCAGTTTGAGTTTGGAGGGTGGCGCACACTAATCAATACGAAATAG